The following nucleotide sequence is from Corylus avellana chromosome ca7, CavTom2PMs-1.0.
cagATGTCTTGACTTAACCCAAATTAACTTGACACACAAACACGAATTGCCACTCCTAGTGTAGTAATGTGTAGGGAGTGAGACATAAATATACATAACTGAAAGTATcaagaaaaggggaaaaagggTTAGATGGAATAGATGAGGTTGAGGGGGGTATAAAAAAGTTGCAAAAAGTGGGCATGTATCCACAAATAAAGTTGAAGTAGGCATTTTGATCTAGCTTGTTCCAACGACTGTTTTTTCAACACAAAGAAAATTAAGAGATGTAAAGTTTGGTTCCTTTTCTATATGCCCAACATTCCAAGATTGTATATTGTCAAATGGAAAAAGAATATCTCAACCCTATGCATATGCGATCCTTTAATTCTGATGACATTTATGATTTAGCGTGACCCACTTGCCATGCTCATCAAAATATGCCATACATGCATGTGTAATTGATTAAaccatatatctatatatttattctGTTAACATGTGCATATATACAATACAATGCACCTATACGCAATTATACAGTCAGGTATGGCTGCCATACTATTCTTCAATTCATTAGCTACTCATCTCCCACCAACCTTCTTCCTTTTAATAATTCAACCTATACATTTACATGTGTGCATGTGGGAGAGGAGAGAGATATGATAGCTATAGCTTACGTTTTATATACACACAAATTCATCATCCTAACCTTGCATTATTTATACCTCATATTAAGTAATGTTCATTCAATATTAATCACACTCATTTTATTATGACATGTTTTGGCTGACTAAAACATGTCACGTCAGtcaagaataaaaataaaagtttaattttaaggaAGCTGTACTgcatatattaaattatttttaggggccaaaataaagaaaaaaacctaaaatatccAGCACCCTCTAACTCCGTCACTAAAGCCGATGTGTAATGGGTTATGAAAAATGGATTTAACTTTGGAGCtgtaaaaaaaactacaaaaaatctcctataattttttttttaaagggtctacatttaattttattttctcttatcataaaaaaatttgaaattaaatttaaacagTTGAAAAACCTAAAAGtcttgtataatatatatatatatatatatatttttttttttcatataacaCCTGAGCCTAATCCAGCATTACTCTATTCCTTAAAATGGCGATCCGGTCGGCCGATTTTGGTGCTAACCCCCACGTTGGGCCATGTCTTAAGGCGTACAATTGCTTTCAAACGTCCAATCACATGCGTGAGacttaattactttttactCACTTTATTTTCAAAGTCAGCAAAGATGTTCACTTTGGCCACCTCATATTTAACCCttccattaataataataataataataataataataataccagtTCTATATATTGAAGAAAAGGATCTGAGGAAGGCAGTCCTTGAGCTTGTTggttgagagagaagagatggagAAAAGCTCCACGCCGCCTCCATTAATGGATGCCCCCACAACTGCAAAACATGGAAGAGAGAGGGGAGCCGATGATTTCAGGGAGAAGGGAGATGCCAAGTGTCATAGTGTGGACAGAAAAGAGGCTCCGGCGGCGGCAAAGAAGGCAGCAGATCAGAGCAAGGCATCCGAAGACATCAACGAAAGCGCCGACGCATTCATCAAGAAGTTCCGGCAACAGCTTTTGATCCAGAGGCTCGAATCCATAGAGAATTACGAGCAAATGCTTGCAAGGGGGCTCTGACGtaccttttcttcttc
It contains:
- the LOC132186114 gene encoding uncharacterized protein LOC132186114, yielding MEKSSTPPPLMDAPTTAKHGRERGADDFREKGDAKCHSVDRKEAPAAAKKAADQSKASEDINESADAFIKKFRQQLLIQRLESIENYEQMLARGL